In Sphingobium sp. Z007, one DNA window encodes the following:
- a CDS encoding DUF2891 domain-containing protein, which translates to MTLLTSDLGDRFAALTLSHLGKRYPYKMDLVMGGPEDARPPEDHHPIFHGSFDWHSCVHGWWQVLRLLRLFPNMAQAGAIRARADAMLVPEKVAGELAYLHRPLSAGFERPYGWAWALALHDELARHDAPWAAAFAPLAEAFAGRFHAFLPKLTYPLRVGTHFNIAFALTLTLDWAQTRDPALVALIRDKAIGWFGQDRGCQAWEPGGDEFLSPALCEALLMSRLLDRPAFAAWFQAFLPDLARGEPATLFTPATVSDRSDGKIAHLDGLNLSRGWCWRVIAAALGPDDAVAARVQEAAQVHVAASLPHVAGDYMGEHWLATFALLALE; encoded by the coding sequence ATGACCCTTTTGACGTCCGACCTGGGCGATCGTTTCGCCGCGCTGACCCTGTCCCATCTGGGGAAGCGCTATCCCTACAAGATGGATCTGGTGATGGGCGGGCCGGAGGATGCGCGGCCGCCGGAGGATCATCATCCGATCTTCCACGGCAGTTTCGACTGGCATAGCTGCGTCCATGGCTGGTGGCAGGTGCTGCGGCTGCTGCGCCTGTTCCCCAACATGGCGCAGGCAGGCGCGATCCGGGCGCGGGCCGACGCGATGCTGGTGCCGGAGAAGGTGGCGGGGGAACTCGCCTATCTGCACCGGCCACTGAGCGCCGGGTTCGAACGGCCCTATGGCTGGGCCTGGGCGCTGGCGCTGCATGATGAACTGGCGCGGCACGATGCGCCCTGGGCGGCGGCCTTCGCCCCGCTGGCGGAAGCGTTCGCGGGGCGTTTCCATGCTTTCCTGCCCAAGCTGACTTATCCGCTGCGGGTCGGCACGCATTTCAACATCGCCTTCGCGCTGACCCTGACGCTGGATTGGGCGCAGACGCGCGATCCGGCGTTAGTCGCGCTGATCCGCGATAAGGCGATCGGCTGGTTCGGGCAGGACCGGGGATGTCAGGCATGGGAACCGGGCGGCGACGAATTTCTCTCGCCTGCTTTGTGCGAAGCCTTGCTGATGAGCCGGTTGCTGGACCGCCCGGCCTTTGCCGCCTGGTTCCAAGCCTTCCTGCCCGATCTGGCGCGGGGCGAACCGGCGACTTTGTTCACGCCAGCCACCGTGTCGGATCGCAGCGACGGCAAGATCGCGCATCTCGACGGCCTGAACCTCAGCCGCGGCTGGTGCTGGCGCGTGATCGCCGCCGCGCTGGGGCCGGACGATGCGGTCGCCGCGCGGGTGCAGGAGGCCGCACAGGTCCATGTCGCCGCCAGCCTGCCCCATGTCGCGGGCGATTATATGGGCGAACATTGGCTTGCCACCTTTGCCCTGCTGGCGCTGGAGTAA
- a CDS encoding winged helix-turn-helix domain-containing protein: MTGSHNRLLIADDDTPLVAQLADAFARYGLIVDGAATLLQMRAALAQQDYALVVLDTAIAPDQGTALLRELAIERHLPVIVHSAACSDTDRIATLELGAEDCLGKPANPRELLARIRAALRGRMTPGARVDAPAARRFVSFEGWRVDITTGQLFDPKGTAVSLSDGEFQLLRVFVQHPRQVLDRSRLLDRVYGGSADHYDRSIDVQLCRLRRKLSASGLKGPVIRTIRNEGYMFVHAVTN, from the coding sequence ATGACAGGTTCGCACAACCGCCTTCTGATCGCCGATGACGACACGCCCCTGGTGGCGCAACTGGCCGACGCCTTCGCCCGTTACGGCCTGATCGTGGACGGCGCGGCAACCCTGTTGCAGATGCGCGCGGCGCTGGCGCAGCAGGATTATGCGCTGGTGGTGCTGGACACGGCCATCGCCCCGGACCAGGGGACGGCGCTCTTGCGCGAACTGGCGATCGAACGCCACCTGCCAGTGATCGTCCATAGCGCCGCCTGCAGCGACACGGACAGGATCGCCACGTTGGAGCTGGGTGCGGAAGATTGCCTGGGCAAGCCCGCCAACCCGCGCGAACTGCTGGCCCGCATCCGCGCCGCGCTGCGCGGCCGGATGACGCCGGGCGCCCGCGTTGACGCGCCCGCGGCGCGCCGCTTCGTGTCGTTCGAAGGCTGGCGCGTGGACATAACCACCGGCCAGCTGTTCGATCCGAAAGGGACGGCCGTGTCTTTGTCGGACGGGGAATTTCAGCTACTGCGCGTCTTTGTCCAACATCCGCGCCAGGTGCTGGACCGCAGCCGCCTGCTCGACCGGGTCTATGGCGGGAGCGCCGACCATTATGACCGGTCGATCGATGTGCAGCTTTGCCGCCTGCGCCGCAAATTGTCCGCCAGCGGCCTGAAAGGCCCGGTCATCCGCACCATCCGCAACGAAGGCTATATGTTCGTCCACGCCGTGACGAACTAG
- the dapD gene encoding 2,3,4,5-tetrahydropyridine-2,6-dicarboxylate N-succinyltransferase — translation MSQDLQAIIDAAWEDRANVSLTTQGPVRDAVNAALALLDSGKGRVAEPVDGGWQVNQWLKKAVLLSFRLNDNALIENGPGGGFWWDKVPSKFAGWGEAEFRAAGFRAVPGAFARAGAHIAKNAILMPSFVNIGAFVDEGTMVDAWVTVGSCAQIGKNVHLSGGVGIGGVLEPLQADPVIIEDDCFIGARSEVVEGVRIGKGSVLSMGVFIGQSTKIIDRATGEIFMGEVPPYSVIVPGSLPGKPLPDGTPGPSLYCAVIVKRVDAQTRSKTGINELLRD, via the coding sequence ATGAGCCAAGACCTGCAAGCCATCATCGACGCCGCGTGGGAAGACCGCGCCAATGTCAGCCTGACGACGCAAGGGCCGGTGCGCGATGCCGTCAATGCGGCGCTCGCCCTGCTCGACAGCGGCAAGGGCCGCGTCGCAGAGCCGGTCGATGGCGGCTGGCAGGTCAACCAGTGGCTCAAAAAGGCGGTCCTGCTGTCGTTCCGCCTCAACGACAACGCCCTGATCGAAAACGGCCCCGGTGGCGGTTTCTGGTGGGACAAGGTGCCCAGCAAATTCGCCGGCTGGGGTGAAGCGGAATTTCGCGCCGCCGGCTTCCGCGCGGTGCCGGGCGCCTTCGCCCGCGCCGGCGCGCATATCGCCAAAAACGCCATCCTGATGCCCAGCTTCGTCAATATCGGTGCCTTCGTCGATGAAGGCACGATGGTCGACGCCTGGGTGACGGTGGGTAGCTGCGCCCAGATCGGCAAGAATGTCCATCTGTCCGGCGGCGTGGGCATTGGCGGCGTGCTGGAGCCGCTCCAGGCGGACCCGGTCATCATCGAGGATGACTGCTTCATCGGCGCCCGGTCCGAAGTGGTCGAAGGCGTGCGCATCGGCAAGGGATCGGTCCTGTCGATGGGTGTGTTCATCGGCCAGTCGACCAAGATCATCGACCGCGCGACGGGGGAAATCTTCATGGGCGAAGTGCCGCCCTATTCGGTCATCGTCCCCGGCTCGCTCCCCGGCAAGCCGCTGCCCGATGGCACCCCCGGCCCCAGCCTTTATTGCGCCGTGATCGTCAAGCGCGTGGACGCCCAGACGCGCTCGAAGACCGGCATCAACGAGCTGCTGCGCGACTGA
- a CDS encoding pyrimidine 5'-nucleotidase, with protein sequence MRADMAHIDTWIFDLDNTLYPAKTDLFALIDVKMGEFIQGLLGCDPVEARTVQKRYFMDHGTTLSGLMHHHGIEPRAFLDYVHDISMERLTVDPALNAHIAALSGRRLIFTNGDAAYATRVLHKLGLAQAFELIHDIHACQYIPKPDPSGYAELCRVHAIDPTRAAFFEDMARNLKPAKAIGMTTIWVNNGSEAGHHDHHPDFIDFETDHLTPFLAAIIGEHP encoded by the coding sequence ATGCGCGCGGATATGGCCCATATCGACACCTGGATCTTTGATCTGGACAATACGCTCTACCCGGCGAAGACGGACCTGTTCGCGCTGATCGACGTGAAGATGGGCGAGTTCATCCAGGGGTTGCTCGGCTGCGATCCGGTCGAGGCGCGCACGGTCCAGAAGCGCTATTTCATGGATCATGGCACGACATTGTCGGGGCTGATGCACCATCATGGCATCGAACCGCGCGCATTTCTCGACTATGTGCATGACATTTCGATGGAGCGGCTGACGGTCGATCCTGCGCTCAACGCCCATATCGCCGCGCTGTCGGGCCGCCGCCTGATCTTCACCAATGGCGACGCGGCCTATGCGACCCGCGTGCTCCACAAGCTTGGATTGGCGCAAGCGTTCGAACTGATCCACGACATCCACGCCTGCCAGTATATACCCAAGCCCGATCCGTCGGGCTATGCGGAGTTGTGCCGCGTTCACGCCATAGACCCAACCCGCGCCGCCTTTTTCGAGGACATGGCGCGCAACCTCAAGCCCGCCAAGGCGATCGGCATGACTACCATCTGGGTCAATAACGGATCGGAAGCGGGCCATCACGACCATCATCCCGATTTCATCGATTTCGAGACAGACCATCTGACGCCATTTCTGGCCGCCATCATTGGGGAGCATCCATGA
- a CDS encoding TIGR00730 family Rossman fold protein, with the protein MTKKDIEERKFRPAREEAHDAKKQLGTPQTQSAAYKLAFQDSEFLLREDLRPVRFQLELLKPQLLMDEAQIESTFVFYGSARIPEPDQVQARIDAATTPEQKRIAENLGAKARYYEEARALARIAAQYPVNAEGCRHFVVCSGGGPSIMEAANRGAQDVGQTTIGMNIVLPHEQAPNRFVTPELSFQFHYFALRKMHFLLRARALAVFPGGFGTFDEMFELLTLIQTGKMKPIPILLFGKTFWNRVVDFEALADEGVIAHSDLNLLTWVETAEDAWTAVQAFYQDSEPLGCG; encoded by the coding sequence ATGACGAAAAAAGACATTGAAGAACGCAAATTCCGCCCGGCCCGCGAAGAGGCCCATGACGCCAAGAAACAGCTTGGCACCCCCCAGACGCAGAGTGCGGCCTATAAGCTGGCTTTCCAGGACAGCGAGTTCCTGTTGCGCGAAGACCTGCGCCCGGTCCGCTTCCAGCTGGAGCTGTTGAAGCCGCAATTGCTGATGGACGAGGCGCAGATCGAATCGACCTTTGTCTTCTACGGATCGGCCCGCATCCCCGAACCCGACCAGGTCCAGGCGCGGATCGACGCCGCCACGACGCCGGAACAGAAGCGGATCGCGGAAAATCTGGGCGCCAAAGCCCGCTATTATGAAGAAGCGCGGGCGTTGGCCCGGATCGCCGCGCAATATCCGGTGAACGCGGAAGGATGCCGCCACTTCGTCGTCTGTTCGGGCGGCGGACCATCGATCATGGAAGCCGCCAATCGCGGCGCGCAGGATGTCGGCCAGACCACGATCGGCATGAACATCGTCCTGCCGCACGAACAGGCGCCCAACCGCTTCGTCACGCCGGAACTGAGCTTCCAGTTCCATTATTTCGCGCTGCGCAAGATGCATTTCTTGCTGCGCGCCCGCGCGCTCGCGGTTTTCCCCGGCGGCTTCGGCACGTTCGATGAAATGTTCGAACTGCTGACGCTCATTCAGACCGGCAAGATGAAGCCGATCCCGATCCTGCTGTTCGGCAAGACCTTCTGGAACCGGGTGGTGGATTTCGAGGCGCTGGCGGACGAAGGCGTGATCGCGCATTCGGACCTCAACCTGCTGACCTGGGTCGAAACGGCGGAAGACGCCTGGACCGCGGTGCAGGCCTTCTATCAGGACAGCGAGCCGCTGGGCTGCGGCTAA
- a CDS encoding extensin family protein → MRMRRAHGAGFAALVALVLSGCSGDLVPRGRVARAPTPPSRPVRAPAQPALETRQCFAKLQSQAVAFTPLPDRMFGGGCSAVNSVKLLDIGVPATNLGAMTCNLAANFAAWARYGVQPAARMIFGVEIERIETFGTYNCRPIAGSGKLSEHAHSNAIDVSAFVLSDGRRISIQKDWAGGRQTRQFLTLVHASACKRFNTVLSPDYNAAHHDHFHFDMGGRGGFCR, encoded by the coding sequence ATGAGAATGCGAAGGGCGCATGGCGCAGGCTTCGCTGCGCTAGTGGCGCTGGTCTTGAGCGGATGCAGCGGCGACCTGGTGCCGCGCGGCCGGGTGGCGCGTGCGCCGACGCCCCCGTCGCGGCCCGTGCGCGCGCCTGCGCAACCGGCGCTGGAAACGCGCCAATGCTTTGCGAAACTTCAGTCGCAGGCGGTGGCCTTCACCCCCCTGCCCGACCGCATGTTCGGTGGCGGATGCAGCGCGGTGAACAGCGTCAAATTACTCGACATCGGCGTGCCCGCGACCAATTTGGGCGCGATGACATGCAATCTGGCCGCCAATTTCGCGGCCTGGGCGCGCTATGGCGTGCAGCCCGCGGCACGCATGATCTTTGGCGTGGAGATCGAGAGAATCGAGACGTTCGGCACCTATAATTGCCGGCCGATCGCGGGCAGCGGCAAATTGTCCGAACATGCGCACAGCAATGCGATCGACGTGTCCGCCTTCGTTCTGTCCGACGGGCGGCGCATCAGCATCCAGAAGGACTGGGCCGGCGGCCGGCAGACCCGCCAGTTCCTCACGCTCGTGCACGCCAGTGCGTGCAAGCGGTTCAACACCGTCCTCAGCCCCGATTACAACGCCGCGCATCACGACCATTTTCATTTCGACATGGGCGGGCGTGGCGGGTTTTGCCGCTAA
- a CDS encoding phosphoserine transaminase: MTDLTAVDATLAPAQKPATRPARPFFSSGPCAKPPGWSADKLATDSLGRSHRAKIGKTRLAYSIDLMRELLGLPDTHRIGIVPGSDTGAFEMAMWTMLGARPVTTIAWESFGEGWVTDAAKQLKLDPTVIRADYGQLPDLTQVDFSNDVLFTWNGTTSGVRVPNADFIPADREGLTFADATSAVFAYDIDWAKIDVATFSWQKVLGGEGGHGVLILGPRAVERLETYTPAWPLPKVFRLVSKGKLAEGVFKGETINTPSMLAVEDAIFALEWAKSIGGSAGLIARSDANAAALGKIVAERDWLGHLAVDEASRSKTSVCLTVEGADEAFIKAFAALLEKEGAAYDIAGYRDAPAGLRIWCGATVETADIEALGPWLDWAYATLKAA; the protein is encoded by the coding sequence ATGACTGATTTGACTGCCGTTGACGCCACCCTTGCGCCTGCGCAAAAGCCCGCAACCCGTCCGGCCCGCCCCTTCTTCTCTTCCGGTCCCTGCGCCAAGCCGCCCGGCTGGAGCGCCGACAAGCTGGCGACCGACTCGCTCGGCCGCTCGCATCGCGCCAAGATCGGCAAGACCCGCCTGGCCTACAGCATCGACCTGATGCGCGAGCTGCTGGGCCTGCCCGACACCCACCGCATCGGCATCGTGCCGGGGTCCGACACCGGCGCGTTTGAAATGGCGATGTGGACGATGCTGGGCGCGCGCCCGGTCACCACCATCGCCTGGGAAAGCTTCGGCGAAGGCTGGGTGACGGACGCCGCCAAGCAGCTCAAGCTCGACCCCACCGTCATCCGCGCCGACTATGGCCAGTTGCCTGATCTGACGCAGGTCGATTTCAGCAACGACGTGTTGTTCACCTGGAACGGTACGACATCGGGCGTGCGCGTGCCAAACGCCGATTTCATCCCCGCCGACCGCGAAGGTCTGACCTTCGCCGACGCGACCAGCGCGGTGTTCGCCTATGACATCGACTGGGCCAAGATCGACGTCGCCACCTTCTCCTGGCAGAAGGTGCTAGGCGGCGAGGGCGGCCATGGCGTGCTGATCCTCGGCCCCCGCGCCGTCGAGCGCCTCGAAACCTACACCCCCGCCTGGCCGCTGCCCAAGGTGTTCCGCCTGGTGTCCAAGGGGAAGCTGGCGGAAGGCGTGTTCAAGGGCGAGACGATCAACACCCCGTCCATGCTGGCGGTCGAGGACGCGATCTTCGCGCTGGAATGGGCCAAGTCGATTGGCGGCTCGGCCGGCCTGATCGCGCGGAGCGACGCCAATGCCGCTGCGCTGGGCAAGATCGTCGCGGAGCGCGACTGGCTTGGCCATCTCGCCGTCGATGAAGCGTCGCGGTCCAAGACCAGCGTGTGCCTGACCGTCGAAGGCGCCGACGAAGCCTTTATCAAGGCCTTCGCCGCGCTGCTGGAAAAGGAAGGCGCGGCCTATGACATTGCGGGCTATCGCGATGCCCCGGCAGGCCTGCGCATCTGGTGCGGCGCGACCGTGGAAACGGCGGATATCGAAGCGCTGGGGCCGTGGCTCGACTGGGCCTATGCTACGCTCAAGGCTGCCTGA
- the serA gene encoding phosphoglycerate dehydrogenase — translation MPKVLISDKMDPRAAAIFRERGVEVDEITGKTPEELIAIIGDYDGLAIRSSTKVTKAILDAATNLKVIGRAGIGVDNVDIPYASAKGVIVMNTPFGNSITTAEHAIALMFALARQLPEANAQTQAGLWPKNGFMGVEVTGKTLGLIGAGNIGSIVASRALGLKMKVVAFDPFLTPERAIEMGVEKADLDTLLAKADFITLHTPLTDQTRNILSRENLAKTKKGVRIINCARGGLIDEAALKEALDSGQVAGAALDVFQTEPAKESPLFGTPNFICTPHLGASTDEAQVNVALQVADQLSDYLLDGGITNALNVPSLSAEEAPKLKPYMAIAEKLGSLVGQLEGDAITGVAVEVEGHAAELNQKPITAAVLAGLMRVYSDTVNMVNAPFLAKERGLDVREVRHDREGAYQTLIRVTVTTENGERSVAGTLFGPNSPRLVELFGIKVEADLDGTMLYIVNQDAPGFIGRLGSKLGESDVNIGTFHLGRRNQGGEAVLLLSVDGTVTEPLRWEICNLTGVKQVKLLRFV, via the coding sequence ATGCCCAAAGTCCTCATTTCCGACAAAATGGACCCCCGCGCCGCCGCAATCTTTCGCGAACGTGGCGTCGAGGTCGACGAAATCACCGGCAAGACGCCCGAAGAACTGATCGCCATCATCGGCGACTATGACGGCTTGGCCATCCGCAGCTCGACCAAGGTGACGAAGGCGATTCTGGACGCTGCGACGAACCTGAAGGTCATCGGCCGCGCGGGCATCGGCGTCGACAATGTCGACATCCCCTATGCGTCGGCCAAGGGCGTGATCGTTATGAACACCCCGTTCGGCAACTCCATCACCACCGCCGAACATGCCATTGCGCTGATGTTCGCGCTGGCCCGCCAGCTGCCCGAAGCCAACGCCCAGACGCAAGCGGGCCTGTGGCCCAAGAACGGCTTCATGGGCGTGGAAGTCACCGGCAAGACGCTGGGCCTCATTGGCGCGGGCAATATCGGGTCGATCGTCGCCAGCCGCGCGTTGGGGCTGAAAATGAAGGTCGTTGCCTTCGATCCCTTCCTGACGCCCGAACGCGCGATCGAAATGGGCGTGGAAAAGGCGGACCTGGACACCCTGCTGGCCAAGGCCGATTTCATCACGCTGCACACGCCGCTGACGGACCAGACGCGCAATATTCTGAGCCGCGAAAACCTGGCCAAGACCAAGAAGGGCGTGCGCATCATCAACTGCGCGCGCGGCGGCCTGATCGATGAGGCTGCGCTCAAGGAGGCGCTGGATTCGGGCCAGGTCGCGGGCGCGGCGCTTGACGTGTTCCAGACCGAACCGGCCAAGGAATCGCCGCTGTTCGGCACGCCGAACTTCATTTGCACCCCGCATCTGGGCGCATCGACCGACGAAGCGCAGGTCAATGTCGCGTTGCAGGTCGCCGATCAGCTGAGCGACTATCTGCTCGACGGCGGCATCACCAATGCGCTCAACGTACCGTCGCTGAGCGCCGAGGAAGCGCCCAAGCTCAAGCCCTATATGGCGATCGCGGAAAAGCTGGGCAGCCTTGTCGGCCAGTTGGAAGGCGACGCGATCACCGGCGTTGCGGTTGAGGTCGAAGGCCACGCCGCCGAACTGAACCAGAAGCCGATCACGGCGGCGGTGCTGGCCGGCCTGATGCGCGTCTATTCCGACACGGTGAACATGGTCAACGCGCCCTTTCTGGCCAAAGAACGCGGCCTTGACGTGCGCGAAGTCCGTCACGACCGCGAAGGCGCGTATCAGACGCTGATCCGCGTCACCGTCACCACCGAAAATGGCGAGCGCTCGGTTGCGGGCACGCTGTTTGGTCCCAACAGCCCGCGCCTGGTCGAACTGTTCGGTATCAAGGTGGAAGCTGATCTGGACGGCACCATGCTCTACATCGTCAACCAGGACGCGCCCGGTTTCATCGGCCGCCTGGGGAGCAAGCTGGGCGAATCGGACGTCAACATCGGCACCTTCCACCTGGGCCGCCGCAATCAGGGCGGCGAAGCCGTGCTGCTGCTGTCGGTCGATGGCACCGTCACCGAACCGCTGCGCTGGGAAATCTGCAACCTGACCGGCGTGAAGCAGGTGAAGCTGCTGCGGTTTGTGTAA
- a CDS encoding ATP phosphoribosyltransferase regulatory subunit: protein MTMIPPSLLPEGLSDRLPPQAEASARLARRVLDTVASHGYERVMPPLAEFEDTLTQRLKSMRAQDLVRAVDPVSQRSLAFRPDMTAQVGRIAATRLAAAPRPLRLSYAGPVIRQKASQLRPEREKLQLGAELIGSDSVAAAVEIVNIAIEALQAAGVTGITIDFTLPDLIDALAAGPLPLGPQAIEAVRAELDAKDAGALVAISPAAAAYLPLIEATGPFHAAMERLEAFSAQLGGAIDSRIAGLRAIAKPIGWDITLTLDPTERHGFEFQNWFGFSIFAEGFIGEIGRGGSYAIARADGADEPAMGFSLYPDPLIDAGFGGESPKRLFLPIGHNAACATALRAEGWHTVAALSGDENGAAQRCSHWLDGDSPRAY, encoded by the coding sequence ATGACCATGATCCCGCCCAGCCTCCTGCCCGAAGGCCTCTCCGATCGCCTGCCGCCGCAGGCCGAAGCCTCCGCGCGGCTGGCGCGCCGCGTGCTCGATACGGTCGCAAGCCATGGCTATGAACGGGTCATGCCGCCGCTCGCGGAGTTTGAGGACACGCTGACGCAGCGGTTGAAATCCATGCGCGCGCAGGATCTGGTCCGCGCCGTAGATCCGGTGTCGCAGCGCAGCCTGGCTTTCCGGCCGGACATGACGGCGCAGGTCGGCCGCATCGCCGCCACGCGCCTGGCCGCCGCGCCGCGTCCCCTACGCCTCTCCTATGCCGGGCCAGTGATCCGCCAGAAAGCCAGTCAATTGCGCCCTGAGCGCGAGAAGCTCCAGCTCGGCGCCGAACTGATCGGCAGCGATAGCGTCGCCGCCGCGGTGGAGATCGTCAATATCGCGATCGAGGCGTTGCAGGCCGCCGGCGTCACCGGCATCACCATCGACTTCACGCTGCCCGACCTGATCGACGCGCTGGCGGCCGGCCCTCTGCCGCTCGGCCCGCAGGCGATCGAGGCGGTGCGCGCCGAACTGGACGCCAAGGATGCCGGCGCATTGGTCGCCATCAGCCCGGCGGCGGCGGCCTATCTGCCGCTCATTGAGGCGACCGGGCCTTTCCACGCCGCGATGGAGCGGCTGGAAGCCTTCAGCGCGCAACTGGGCGGCGCGATCGACAGCCGCATCGCGGGCCTGCGCGCCATCGCCAAACCGATCGGCTGGGACATCACCCTGACGCTCGACCCGACCGAACGGCACGGTTTCGAATTTCAGAACTGGTTCGGCTTCTCCATCTTCGCCGAGGGCTTCATTGGCGAGATCGGTCGCGGCGGCAGCTACGCCATTGCGCGGGCGGACGGCGCGGACGAACCGGCCATGGGCTTCTCGCTCTATCCTGACCCGCTGATCGACGCAGGTTTCGGCGGCGAAAGCCCCAAGCGCCTGTTCCTGCCGATTGGGCATAACGCGGCGTGCGCAACTGCGCTGCGCGCGGAGGGCTGGCACACGGTCGCGGCGCTGTCCGGCGATGAAAATGGCGCGGCCCAACGCTGCTCGCACTGGCTGGATGGCGACAGCCCACGCGCCTACTGA
- a CDS encoding adenylosuccinate synthase: MANVTVIGAQWGDEGKGKIVDWLSERADVVARFQGGHNAGHTLVVGEKVYKLSLLPSGIVRGTLSVIGNGVVLDPWHFRDEVAKLKGQGVTITPDNLQIAETCPLILPFHRDLDGLREDASGAGKIGTTRRGIGPAYEDKVGRRAIRVCDLAHLDDLDLQIDRLTAHHDALRAGFGEAPIDRARLMAELTEIADFILPFVKPVWLTLNKAKAAGKRILFEGAQGTLLDIDHGTYPFVTSSNTVAGTAASGTGLGPNAAGFVLGIVKAYTTRVGSGPFPTELEDETGQRLGERGHEFGTVTGRKRRCGWFDAVLVRQSIAVSGVTGIALTKLDVLDGFDALKICVGYQIGDQKFDYLPAHAQDQAKAQPIYETIEGWHDTTAGARSWADLPAQAIKYIRRIEELIGCPVTLVSTSPERDDTILVRDPFAD; this comes from the coding sequence GTGGCAAATGTAACCGTGATCGGCGCCCAGTGGGGCGACGAAGGCAAAGGCAAGATCGTCGACTGGCTGTCGGAGCGCGCCGATGTCGTCGCCCGTTTTCAGGGCGGCCATAATGCCGGCCATACGCTGGTGGTGGGCGAAAAGGTCTATAAGCTCTCGCTGTTGCCATCGGGCATCGTGCGCGGCACGCTGTCGGTGATCGGCAATGGCGTGGTGCTGGACCCCTGGCATTTCCGCGATGAGGTCGCCAAGCTGAAGGGGCAGGGCGTGACGATCACGCCCGACAATCTCCAGATCGCCGAAACCTGCCCGCTGATCCTGCCCTTCCACCGCGACCTCGATGGTCTGCGCGAAGACGCATCGGGCGCGGGCAAGATCGGCACCACGCGCCGCGGCATCGGCCCGGCCTATGAGGACAAGGTCGGCCGTCGCGCGATCCGTGTCTGCGACCTGGCGCATCTGGATGACCTCGACCTTCAGATCGACCGCCTGACCGCGCATCATGACGCGCTGCGCGCCGGTTTCGGCGAAGCGCCGATCGACCGCGCCCGCCTGATGGCGGAACTGACCGAGATCGCCGATTTCATTTTGCCCTTCGTCAAGCCGGTCTGGCTGACGCTTAATAAGGCGAAGGCTGCGGGCAAGCGCATCCTGTTCGAAGGCGCGCAGGGCACGCTGCTCGACATCGACCATGGCACCTATCCCTTCGTCACATCGTCCAACACGGTCGCGGGCACGGCGGCGAGCGGCACGGGCCTTGGTCCCAATGCGGCTGGCTTCGTGCTGGGCATCGTCAAGGCTTATACCACCCGCGTTGGCTCCGGCCCGTTCCCGACCGAATTGGAAGACGAAACCGGCCAGCGGCTGGGTGAGCGCGGCCATGAATTTGGCACCGTCACCGGTCGCAAGCGCCGCTGCGGCTGGTTCGACGCCGTGCTGGTGCGCCAGTCGATTGCGGTGTCGGGCGTCACCGGCATCGCGCTCACCAAGCTGGACGTGCTGGATGGGTTCGACGCACTGAAAATCTGCGTCGGATACCAGATTGGCGATCAAAAGTTCGACTATCTACCCGCCCATGCGCAGGACCAGGCGAAGGCGCAGCCGATCTACGAGACGATCGAAGGCTGGCACGACACCACGGCCGGCGCGCGCAGCTGGGCGGACCTGCCCGCGCAGGCTATTAAATATATCCGCCGGATCGAAGAGCTGATCGGTTGCCCGGTCACGCTCGTCTCCACGTCCCCGGAACGCGACGACACCATCCTCGTCCGCGATCCCTTCGCGGATTAA